Part of the Pyrobaculum calidifontis JCM 11548 genome, AAATTGACGGTGGCGTGCGCCATGATTAGCCGACTTGTCAAAGATAAGAGTCACTACATCTCAGTGAAAGAGGATGTAAAACGCGCCATTGAAGACTTGGCGGCTAAGATTATGCCAGATTACAACGTGGAGGTCACCGTAAATGCGGCAGACAAGCCGGAATACGACATATTCTATCTCACGGTGACAGGCACATCGGCTGAACACGGTGACGATGGAATGACGGGGAGAGGCAATAAGGCAAACGGGCTCATAACCCCTATGCGCTCCATGTCTCTTGAAGCGGCTGCCGGGAAGAACCCCGTCAGCCACGTTGGCAAGATCTACAACGTCGTGGCGCAGAGAATCGCGGATAGGATATACAAAGAGGTAAAAGACGTCGTAGAAGTCTACGTGGAGGTAGTTTCGCAGATCGGCAAGCCGATAAACGAGCCCAAGATCTTGAACGTGGAAATATTAAGCAGTGGCGAGCTGACTGGCGAACTGCGCAGAGAAGCCGAGGCTATTGCTAAAGAGGAAATGGACCGAATAACGCAGGTAACTGAGCTAATTCTGAGAGGCGAAGTAAGCCTATACTAGGCCCCGACGGTACTCCTCCACTATTTTCTTTAAGTCAACGCCTTTGCGCTCGTCTAACCTCCTCTTAATTTCGGCTACGAGCTCCGCCACCTTGTCCATGTCTACTACGTAGAACTCGCCGAGGTCTAGCTTCACCACCTCCTTGAGGGGCACCCCGAGCGACTTGCGCGCAACTGCCTCATCGAGACTTTCAAAGTTTTTACATATGGTCCCGGCATATTCGCCGCCGCGGCACTCGGACAGCTCAGTCTTGTGAACCACCCTGTATCTCTCTCTGTCCATGAGGACTTCTACAAAAGTCTTCTTGAGCGAGTTGATCTCCGCCTCCTTTTCGCCTAATGTTCGCAGAAGCTGCTCTATTCTCATTTGCATTTCCCTGTATTTGACGTCCTTCCACTTCTCGTCTTCCATTGCCCTACGCAAGGCGGCATTCTCTCTCCTCAACTCCTCTACTTCCCTCTGCAACTGTTGGTTCTCGTACTGCAACGCCTTTACAAGCGAGGACAACTTCTCGTCTTCTGAACTACAGGGCTTTTCGACCGTTATATACACCACCCTTGTCTCACCCCTCTCCTTTCTCTTAAGCGCCTCGGAAACCGCCTGCGCAATAGAGTAGCCTCTTATTACCAGCGCCTTCGCATACGCCATCTGCTCCGGCTTAAGAATGGCGCCAAACTCTTTCTCAATTCTCTCAAACTTGGGCTTGTACTCCAAATACGCCCTATACGCCGCGGCCAGCGCATCTCTCTCATGAGTAGTCTTGACCCGCCAGCCAGTTCTTTCAACTATCTGCGCCTTTTCCTCCGTCGACAAGTCTCTGCCAGGTGTGTACAACGCCGCCCCCACCATTGCGGCGAGGCGTTTGACGTACTCCGGGGCCTCTCCCACGTCTGTCGCCACGAGGACGGGGACGCCCCACTGTTGTACATATCTAACTAAATCCCCGCGTGAAAAACTGCGCCGTGCCACCGTGTCTAAAACTTCCCCGTCCAGCGTCAAAATGGCTAAGCCTGTCACAACGCCTGGGTCCACGCCGATTATTAGGTAGCGCAATGTATGCGCCTCCTCGCCGCGTTTGGCTGGGAGAGAAAATATGGAGACTGCCACGTCTATGCTCCTCATGGGCTTGACGTAGCGCCTCACCACCTCTCTATTTGCATACACTACAAACTTCGCAGAGCTCACCTCGCCAGACTCCTCTTTTACAAACAAGTCGTAGTCTAGTTTAGCCTCCTTAAGCCTTGCCTCGATCTTGGCCATAAGCGCCTTTATCCTATGAGTCACATTCCTCATATACCGATTCCTGCTCATGCCGCCCGGCGTCGTGGAAATGCGGCGGTGTATCAAGATTACGGTCTCCTCTTCAAAAAGTTTAACCGGCGTGCCTACCCCCCTCTGTGCAAGCATGGCTAGGTAAAACGCGGTCTCAAGGGGGTCTAGCCGCCCCTTTTCAACACCGAAATATTCTCTGACAAGGTCCTCGGTGCTTTTAAGCTCCATGCCCCTGGTGACCTCCACCACGTTAACCACGTAGGGCAGTCTGCCCAACGCCTTGATCAACAGCCGGCCGTGTTGAAACAGCTCGCTTACGCTGTCGACAGCCAAAACTTCGCAACGGTATTTTTTAAACAGATTAACCAAGTTGCGTACGTCTGTTACCCCTCTCTCCACGACGACATTATTCTCAAGAACCACGTAGGCAAATCCGCCGCCAGGCACAACGTCTATGCCAAGGATGGGCACGTGTTACATTCTCAGGTTTTTATTTATGAGCTCCACAAACGCGTCCCCCATGCCGCGGCCGAGCTCGAAGTCCTTTAACTGAAGCTCAACCCCAACCCTTCGGAAAAACGCTGAGATGTTCTCAAGGTCGCGTCTTAGATACGCCTCGGCGCCTGGGCTATCTGTAGGCATCCACTGCGGCCAGTCGATGACGTAGCCGCGCTCTCCGGCAATGACGTTGTAGGGAGAAAGGTCTCCGTGGACGATGCCTATGCGCAAGGCCGTGGCCACCGTCTCTAACACGTCCTCCGCCACTCGTCTAAAGTCGCAACTCCTACATCTATACAACTCTACGCCGTCTATATATGCCATAATAACGACGTGTCTATTCACCGCTATGGGCTCTGGGACGTGCCCCCCCGCTTCGAACACTTTTTCAAGGGCAAAGTACTCGGCAAGCGCAGAGAGCCTAGTTTCGTATACCTGGGCGAGGTGCGCGTACTTTTTCACAAGTCTTTGAAACGCCTTCTCATACCTAAAGACAGAGACTCCGCCCCTGTGGAACTTGACGGCGAGTTTAAAGCCAGAGGGGCTCTCCCCCACGTAAACTACCGCCTCCTTGCCAACGCCGACGGGCGTGGGAGACAGCTTCAAGACCTTTCTCTTAACCCTTAGAGTATGTATTGCAAGCACGTCGTAGCCTTGCGCCGTTATCTTCCACCCAAGATATGGGGCAACATTGCGGCGTAGTAGGCCGAGGTAGTGCAACCGCCGAATTATCTGCGCCACCTCTTCGCGTCTACATCTGCACCACCTCTCAATAACCTCCTGTGGCACAAATTCGTACCTCCTATGCCCAGCCTCAATCATCCTCAGAACTCTCAAATCCCTCTTCTCCAGCTGGCCATACGCCTCTACGACGTCTTTTATCACATATATACCCCGGCTACGTCTTTTAAACGTGAAGAGGATTGTTACACTAGTTTCAAGAGAGCAGGCCGAGGTTGGCCACAGATTTAGAGTTTTTGGCATACCAGACGAGTGTAGAGAGTGTAGGCTCTACTCTGTGTGTCTCGGGCGGCTGACCCCGGGCAGAAGCTACATAGTAGTGGAGGTGAGACCCTCGATGGGGCAGAAGTGTAAGATTACTGGCGGCGAAATGGTGCCCGTGGTGGTGGAAGAGACCCCCATAGTTGGCCTGCTACCGCTTAACAAGGCGTTGGAGGGCGTCGTAGTTACTTACGAGGACGAGTGCGCCGGTTGCGATGGATGCCCGAGCAACATGGTGTCCAAGGGAGAGAAGATTAAGGTTGTAAAAGTGTTG contains:
- a CDS encoding DUF460 domain-containing protein; protein product: MPILGIDVVPGGGFAYVVLENNVVVERGVTDVRNLVNLFKKYRCEVLAVDSVSELFQHGRLLIKALGRLPYVVNVVEVTRGMELKSTEDLVREYFGVEKGRLDPLETAFYLAMLAQRGVGTPVKLFEEETVILIHRRISTTPGGMSRNRYMRNVTHRIKALMAKIEARLKEAKLDYDLFVKEESGEVSSAKFVVYANREVVRRYVKPMRSIDVAVSIFSLPAKRGEEAHTLRYLIIGVDPGVVTGLAILTLDGEVLDTVARRSFSRGDLVRYVQQWGVPVLVATDVGEAPEYVKRLAAMVGAALYTPGRDLSTEEKAQIVERTGWRVKTTHERDALAAAYRAYLEYKPKFERIEKEFGAILKPEQMAYAKALVIRGYSIAQAVSEALKRKERGETRVVYITVEKPCSSEDEKLSSLVKALQYENQQLQREVEELRRENAALRRAMEDEKWKDVKYREMQMRIEQLLRTLGEKEAEINSLKKTFVEVLMDRERYRVVHKTELSECRGGEYAGTICKNFESLDEAVARKSLGVPLKEVVKLDLGEFYVVDMDKVAELVAEIKRRLDERKGVDLKKIVEEYRRGLV
- a CDS encoding RIO1 family regulatory kinase/ATPase domain-containing protein, producing MIKDVVEAYGQLEKRDLRVLRMIEAGHRRYEFVPQEVIERWCRCRREEVAQIIRRLHYLGLLRRNVAPYLGWKITAQGYDVLAIHTLRVKRKVLKLSPTPVGVGKEAVVYVGESPSGFKLAVKFHRGGVSVFRYEKAFQRLVKKYAHLAQVYETRLSALAEYFALEKVFEAGGHVPEPIAVNRHVVIMAYIDGVELYRCRSCDFRRVAEDVLETVATALRIGIVHGDLSPYNVIAGERGYVIDWPQWMPTDSPGAEAYLRRDLENISAFFRRVGVELQLKDFELGRGMGDAFVELINKNLRM
- a CDS encoding UPF0179 family protein, whose product is MKRIVTLVSREQAEVGHRFRVFGIPDECRECRLYSVCLGRLTPGRSYIVVEVRPSMGQKCKITGGEMVPVVVEETPIVGLLPLNKALEGVVVTYEDECAGCDGCPSNMVSKGEKIKVVKVLGRAKCRGREFAIVEFYALGAPSLSGASSAGISQAPSRVPLSKPPSKSPSPQKSSPRGPTSRLP